A single genomic interval of Spirosoma taeanense harbors:
- the hisA gene encoding 1-(5-phosphoribosyl)-5-[(5-phosphoribosylamino)methylideneamino]imidazole-4-carboxamide isomerase, with amino-acid sequence MYIIPAIDLIEGKAVRLTQGDYRQKKEYNARPLEVAQQFEDAGLTRLHLVDLDGAREKRVINWKVLELIATKTRLHIDFGGGVQSDDDLRVVFECGAKQVTGGSVAVKQPDLMERWLSRHSADKIILGADAKNEKIAVSGWEEGTDVWVYDFVEKWVEKGAKYVISTDVAKDGLLQGPSFDLYRNLQDRFPNLNIIASGGVSGMQDIETLADMNVFGVIVGKAIYEGRVTLAELTKFANP; translated from the coding sequence ATGTACATTATTCCTGCAATTGACCTGATTGAAGGCAAAGCCGTTCGGCTGACGCAGGGCGACTACCGCCAGAAAAAAGAATATAATGCCCGGCCGCTTGAGGTGGCTCAGCAGTTTGAAGATGCGGGTCTGACGCGTCTGCACCTGGTCGACCTCGACGGTGCCCGCGAGAAACGGGTTATCAACTGGAAAGTTCTGGAACTGATTGCTACCAAAACCCGGCTGCATATTGATTTTGGCGGGGGGGTTCAGTCCGACGATGATTTGCGCGTCGTGTTTGAATGCGGAGCGAAGCAGGTGACGGGCGGCAGCGTTGCGGTGAAACAGCCCGATCTGATGGAGCGGTGGTTATCGCGGCATAGTGCTGATAAGATTATTCTGGGCGCCGACGCTAAAAACGAAAAAATCGCTGTTAGCGGCTGGGAGGAAGGGACTGACGTGTGGGTATATGATTTCGTGGAGAAATGGGTTGAGAAGGGCGCAAAGTATGTTATCAGCACCGACGTTGCGAAGGACGGTCTTTTACAGGGGCCATCGTTTGATCTGTACCGGAATTTGCAGGACCGATTCCCGAATCTGAATATTATCGCCAGTGGGGGCGTTAGCGGCATGCAGGATATCGAAACCCTGGCCGACATGAACGTTTTCGGGGTCATTGTCGGCAAGGCAATCTACGAAGGTCGCGTCACGCTGGCAGAGCTGACCAAGTTTGCTAACCCATGA
- the hisF gene encoding imidazole glycerol phosphate synthase subunit HisF, translating to MLTKRIIPCLDIKDGRTVKGTNFVNLRDAGDPVALAAVYAQQGADELVFLDITATVDERKTLIELVRNVAHTINIPFTVGGGISSVADVSALLNAGADKISINSSAVRNPGLINELALEFGSQCVVVAIDTRYVDGEHIVHTHGGRKPTELRTIAWAKEVEDRGAGEILLTSMDTDGTKAGFALELTAQISGAANIPVIASGGAGTMEHFVDVFTTGKADAGLAASIFHFKEIEIPALKNYLREQGIEMRV from the coding sequence ATGCTTACCAAACGTATCATTCCGTGTCTGGATATCAAAGATGGCCGCACGGTGAAAGGAACAAACTTTGTTAACCTCCGCGACGCAGGCGATCCGGTTGCGCTGGCGGCTGTTTATGCCCAACAGGGAGCCGACGAGTTAGTTTTTCTGGACATAACGGCAACCGTCGATGAGCGTAAAACGCTGATTGAACTGGTTCGGAACGTGGCTCATACAATTAATATCCCATTTACGGTGGGTGGAGGAATTTCATCCGTCGCCGATGTGTCGGCGCTGCTGAACGCTGGAGCCGATAAAATCTCAATTAATTCGTCGGCCGTGCGAAACCCTGGTTTAATAAACGAGCTGGCTCTTGAGTTTGGCAGTCAGTGCGTCGTGGTTGCAATCGACACACGGTATGTAGATGGCGAACACATAGTGCATACCCATGGCGGACGTAAACCCACCGAATTACGGACAATTGCCTGGGCTAAGGAAGTTGAAGACCGGGGCGCGGGCGAGATTTTGCTGACCTCGATGGATACTGATGGCACCAAAGCCGGTTTTGCGCTGGAATTAACCGCGCAGATTTCAGGCGCAGCGAACATACCGGTGATCGCATCAGGTGGAGCGGGCACGATGGAACATTTCGTGGATGTTTTCACCACCGGCAAAGCCGACGCCGGGCTGGCCGCCAGTATTTTTCACTTCAAGGAAATCGAAATTCCGGCATTAAAGAACTATCTGCGTGAGCAGGGCATCGAAATGCGGGTGTGA
- a CDS encoding GNAT family N-acetyltransferase — MNMSYIVSTDKTRLDVALIHRFLSTESYWALNIPIELVERAIRNSLCFGVYLDVEQVGFARVITDEATFAYLADVFIVAEHRGRGLSKLLMQTISDYPALQGLRRWVLATRDAHSLYEQFGFTALDHPYIFMQRKLIERY; from the coding sequence ATGAATATGAGCTACATAGTAAGTACGGATAAAACCCGATTAGATGTAGCGCTCATTCACCGGTTTCTGAGCACAGAATCCTACTGGGCCCTGAACATTCCAATCGAACTTGTTGAACGAGCTATTCGAAACTCGCTTTGTTTTGGGGTTTATCTTGACGTAGAGCAGGTCGGTTTTGCCCGTGTTATCACCGACGAAGCTACGTTCGCTTATCTGGCTGATGTGTTTATCGTTGCTGAGCACCGGGGCAGAGGGCTTTCTAAATTATTGATGCAAACCATTTCGGATTATCCCGCGCTGCAGGGTCTTCGCCGATGGGTGCTGGCTACCCGGGATGCACACTCGCTGTATGAGCAGTTTGGCTTTACGGCCCTGGACCACCCCTACATTTTCATGCAGCGCAAGCTGATCGAACGTTATTAA
- a CDS encoding DUF433 domain-containing protein, producing the protein MNYKERITSDHQVMLGKPVIKGTRITVELVLRKLSEGASTSDLMAIYPNLQEADVLAALNYASDVLANEEIIMLDAA; encoded by the coding sequence ATGAACTACAAGGAACGGATTACATCTGACCATCAGGTAATGTTGGGTAAACCCGTCATTAAGGGGACTCGTATAACTGTTGAATTAGTACTGCGTAAATTATCAGAAGGCGCATCTACATCAGACCTGATGGCAATATATCCGAACCTGCAGGAAGCCGATGTATTAGCTGCGTTGAATTACGCATCCGATGTGTTGGCAAATGAAGAAATAATTATGCTGGATGCAGCATGA
- a CDS encoding outer membrane beta-barrel protein — protein sequence MKKVAGLSLILIAFMLVGAVAQTTSPALYNLRTKESRATDKRFRKILGDNYDGQDKNRRDYDDDRKRRRRRQSTTDESGPDYARPNHLIEMSIRLAPSLNLNTATGTGSYAGFGDNGAAVRMSVGPTLDYFFFKDSYAFSTGLWYTIKRSGFQMPGTFGGSRWTPGTPEKESIYNLQYLQVPLSVKLFANNISPGIRLYVQTGGLLSLKIAEKALQPERNGLYTAESGGNRRQYGFGDIELLLGTGIQYKINQTNAFNLGVSYQRGLVNVARASELISKNRVVSLDFGFKF from the coding sequence ATGAAAAAAGTTGCAGGGTTAAGTCTGATTTTGATTGCCTTCATGTTGGTTGGTGCTGTTGCTCAGACAACTTCACCTGCACTTTATAATCTGAGAACGAAGGAATCGCGCGCGACCGATAAACGGTTCCGAAAAATACTGGGCGACAATTATGACGGGCAGGACAAGAACCGCCGGGACTACGACGATGACCGTAAGCGCCGTCGGCGTCGCCAGTCTACCACCGACGAAAGCGGCCCCGATTACGCCCGCCCCAACCACCTCATTGAAATGAGCATCCGGCTCGCGCCTTCACTCAATCTGAACACGGCTACCGGAACCGGAAGTTACGCAGGTTTTGGCGACAATGGGGCGGCCGTCCGGATGAGCGTTGGCCCAACGCTAGACTATTTCTTCTTTAAAGACAGTTATGCTTTCAGCACGGGGCTTTGGTACACCATTAAACGATCCGGTTTTCAGATGCCCGGTACCTTCGGGGGATCGCGGTGGACGCCCGGTACGCCCGAAAAAGAGTCGATCTATAATCTCCAATACCTACAGGTGCCGTTGAGCGTCAAATTATTTGCGAACAATATTTCCCCCGGCATCCGGCTTTACGTACAGACGGGTGGCCTGTTAAGTCTGAAAATAGCCGAGAAAGCTCTGCAGCCTGAACGGAATGGACTTTATACGGCTGAAAGTGGCGGTAATCGGCGGCAGTACGGATTTGGTGATATTGAGTTGCTGCTCGGAACCGGTATCCAGTATAAAATTAACCAGACCAATGCGTTTAACCTGGGGGTGAGCTACCAACGTGGCTTGGTCAACGTAGCCCGGGCAAGCGAGCTCATTTCTAAAAATCGGGTTGTTTCCCTGGATTTCGGCTTTAAGTTCTGA
- a CDS encoding DUF72 domain-containing protein: protein MEFGKIHNLGAVNFSLPPGAAFNTRVWTAVEPTRRPEVFIGGPIWANKDYVGKIYPSNAKEKDFLHYYTRQFNTIELNLTHYQIPTAGMIEKWKAEAVPGFTYCPKFPQIISHERQLTATEGLTEEFVNAVLGLEEFLGMTFLQLPPSFGPEKWPVLEAYLKSLPDELDVAVEFRHPDWFSKAIVWQHTLERLYGLHRHVVITDVAGRRDVLHMGLSSPALTLRFIANEGHSTDYSRADAWIQRLKTWFEKGLQTAYLFIHGGAENDTAPELILYWVRELNKHCGLNLREPVLQPKVVQGSLF from the coding sequence ATGGAATTTGGAAAAATACATAACCTTGGCGCTGTTAATTTTTCGCTGCCCCCCGGCGCGGCCTTCAATACCCGTGTCTGGACGGCTGTGGAACCGACGCGCCGACCCGAAGTTTTCATTGGTGGTCCAATCTGGGCTAACAAAGATTACGTCGGTAAAATTTATCCGTCCAACGCTAAGGAGAAAGACTTTCTGCACTACTATACCCGGCAGTTCAACACCATCGAGCTGAACCTGACGCATTACCAGATTCCAACGGCGGGCATGATCGAGAAATGGAAGGCTGAGGCCGTGCCAGGCTTTACGTATTGTCCGAAATTTCCGCAGATCATCAGTCACGAACGGCAACTGACTGCTACCGAAGGACTGACCGAAGAATTTGTGAATGCCGTGCTCGGGTTGGAGGAGTTTCTGGGCATGACGTTTCTGCAACTGCCGCCTTCGTTTGGGCCGGAGAAATGGCCCGTACTGGAAGCGTATCTGAAAAGCCTCCCCGACGAACTGGACGTAGCGGTTGAGTTTCGGCATCCTGACTGGTTCAGCAAGGCAATCGTCTGGCAGCACACCCTCGAACGGCTGTATGGGTTGCACCGGCACGTCGTCATTACGGATGTCGCTGGTAGGCGCGACGTTCTGCACATGGGCCTGAGCAGTCCGGCCTTAACGTTACGGTTCATTGCGAACGAAGGGCACTCAACGGATTACAGCCGGGCCGATGCGTGGATACAGCGGCTGAAAACCTGGTTTGAAAAGGGATTACAGACAGCTTATCTGTTTATTCACGGCGGAGCTGAGAACGATACTGCACCCGAGTTGATTCTGTATTGGGTACGGGAACTGAACAAGCACTGCGGCCTGAACCTCCGCGAACCCGTGTTACAGCCGAAAGTGGTGCAGGGAAGTTTGTTTTAA
- a CDS encoding valine--tRNA ligase yields MISKTYNPKDIEEKWYQYWIDNQFFKSTPDEREPYTIVIPPPNVTGVLHMGHMLNNTIQDVLIRKARMEGKNACWVPGTDHASIATETKVVAMLKERGISKQDLTRDEFLQYAWEWTHKYGGIILQQLRKLGASCDWDRTRFTMEPALYDSVIDVFVDLYNKGKIYRGVRMVNWDPQGRTAVSDEEVITKEIQQKLVYINYAIAGQEGQFITIATVRPETIMADTAIAVNPNDERYKHLHGKKAIIPLINREIPIITDDYVTMDFGTGGLKVTPAHDPNDYALGMKHNLPVLDILNDDGTLNEKAQILVGQDRFAARKAIIKLLEESGNLVKTEEYKSNVGTSERTGAVIEPKLSLQWFLKMDELSKPAFENVMNDTVQLHPAKFKNMYRSWMENPHDWCISRQLWWGQRIPAFYMQDGTIIVAKNKHEALEKVQHEKLLFAMTEADLTQDEDVLDTWFSSWLWPMSVFDGLKNPNNPDINYYYPTNTLVTGFDIIFFWVARMIIAGYEYKGERPFKDVYFTGMVRDKLGRKMSKQLGNSPDPLDLIDQYGADGVRTGMLFSSAAGNDLLFDEKLVEQGRNFSNKIWNAFRLVKGWMVSDQSAPDSNGLAIRWFESKLNTTLIEIEDYFSKFRISDALQAIYKLIWDDFCSQYLELIKPGYEQPIDRSTYEATINFFERLMCLAHPFMPFITEEIWQEIRERNRGESICIAPFPQPDQIDAQILTDFETLFEIITNIRNIRNAKQISPKTEIPLAIKTISLDRFRTLEALIGKMANVSGVTYVDEKAEGLPFLIKGEEFFVNVTGEIDVEQEVQNTRKDLEYQIGFRDSTLKKLSNERFIANAKPEVVERERQKLADAEAKIQALEQRLSNLGV; encoded by the coding sequence ATGATCTCCAAGACATACAACCCCAAAGACATTGAGGAAAAATGGTATCAATACTGGATTGATAACCAATTTTTTAAATCAACGCCCGATGAGCGAGAACCCTACACCATCGTCATTCCGCCCCCGAACGTAACGGGCGTGCTGCACATGGGGCATATGCTGAACAATACCATCCAGGACGTGCTGATACGTAAGGCGCGCATGGAAGGTAAAAATGCCTGCTGGGTTCCCGGAACCGATCATGCCAGTATTGCTACTGAAACGAAAGTTGTAGCAATGCTCAAAGAGCGCGGCATTAGCAAGCAGGATTTGACCCGCGACGAATTTCTACAGTATGCCTGGGAATGGACGCATAAATACGGCGGCATCATTCTTCAGCAGCTTCGCAAGCTAGGTGCCTCCTGCGACTGGGATCGTACCCGCTTTACGATGGAACCAGCCCTCTACGACTCGGTCATCGACGTATTCGTTGACCTCTACAACAAAGGCAAAATCTACCGGGGCGTCCGCATGGTGAACTGGGACCCACAGGGACGTACGGCCGTATCGGACGAGGAAGTAATCACGAAAGAGATTCAGCAGAAACTCGTTTATATCAACTACGCCATCGCGGGTCAGGAAGGACAGTTTATTACGATAGCTACAGTTCGTCCGGAAACGATCATGGCCGATACCGCCATCGCCGTTAACCCGAACGATGAGCGATATAAACATCTGCACGGTAAAAAGGCCATTATTCCGCTAATTAACCGCGAGATTCCCATCATCACGGATGACTACGTAACGATGGACTTTGGAACGGGTGGCCTGAAGGTTACGCCGGCCCACGATCCAAATGACTACGCGCTCGGCATGAAGCACAACCTGCCCGTTCTGGACATCCTGAACGACGACGGTACGCTGAATGAGAAAGCCCAGATTCTGGTCGGTCAGGACCGCTTTGCGGCACGAAAGGCCATTATCAAACTGCTCGAAGAGTCGGGTAATCTGGTTAAAACGGAAGAGTATAAGTCGAACGTTGGTACGTCCGAACGTACCGGAGCCGTCATCGAGCCTAAGCTATCTCTGCAATGGTTTTTAAAGATGGACGAACTGTCGAAGCCGGCATTCGAGAACGTGATGAACGACACGGTTCAGCTCCATCCGGCGAAGTTCAAGAATATGTACCGTTCTTGGATGGAGAATCCGCACGACTGGTGCATTAGCCGCCAGTTGTGGTGGGGGCAGCGCATTCCGGCCTTTTACATGCAGGACGGCACCATCATCGTCGCTAAAAACAAGCACGAAGCCTTAGAAAAGGTCCAGCACGAAAAGCTGCTCTTCGCCATGACCGAAGCCGACCTGACGCAGGACGAAGACGTACTCGACACCTGGTTTTCGTCGTGGCTCTGGCCTATGTCGGTTTTCGACGGCCTGAAAAACCCGAACAATCCGGATATCAATTATTACTATCCAACCAACACCCTTGTTACGGGTTTCGATATCATTTTTTTCTGGGTTGCCCGCATGATCATTGCCGGGTACGAGTACAAAGGTGAACGCCCTTTCAAAGATGTGTACTTTACGGGTATGGTCCGCGACAAGCTGGGTCGTAAAATGTCGAAGCAACTCGGCAACTCCCCCGACCCGCTTGATCTGATCGACCAGTACGGTGCCGATGGCGTTCGAACGGGTATGCTGTTTAGCTCTGCCGCTGGTAACGACCTGCTGTTCGACGAGAAACTGGTTGAGCAGGGCCGTAACTTTAGCAACAAAATCTGGAACGCCTTCCGGCTGGTTAAAGGCTGGATGGTCAGTGACCAGTCGGCACCTGACAGCAATGGCCTGGCTATTCGCTGGTTTGAATCGAAGCTGAACACAACCCTTATCGAGATTGAGGACTACTTCAGCAAATTCCGGATTTCTGACGCCTTACAGGCCATCTACAAGCTTATCTGGGATGACTTCTGCTCACAGTACCTTGAATTGATTAAGCCCGGCTACGAGCAGCCAATCGACCGGTCTACGTATGAGGCCACGATCAACTTCTTTGAACGGCTGATGTGTCTGGCGCATCCATTCATGCCCTTTATCACGGAGGAAATCTGGCAGGAGATTCGTGAACGTAATAGGGGTGAAAGTATCTGTATTGCGCCGTTTCCACAGCCTGACCAGATTGATGCCCAAATCCTGACTGACTTCGAAACATTGTTCGAAATCATCACCAATATCCGGAACATCCGGAACGCCAAGCAGATTTCGCCCAAAACAGAGATACCCTTAGCAATTAAAACAATCTCTCTGGACCGATTCAGAACGCTTGAAGCACTTATTGGCAAGATGGCTAATGTTTCGGGGGTTACCTATGTCGACGAAAAAGCCGAAGGATTGCCTTTCCTGATAAAAGGCGAAGAGTTTTTTGTCAATGTTACGGGAGAAATTGACGTTGAGCAGGAGGTTCAGAACACCCGCAAAGACCTGGAGTATCAGATCGGATTCCGCGATTCAACCCTCAAAAAGCTTTCCAACGAGCGGTTCATTGCCAATGCCAAGCCCGAAGTAGTTGAACGGGAACGCCAGAAGCTTGCCGATGCTGAGGCTAAGATCCAGGCGTTGGAACAGCGGTTGAGCAATTTGGGAGTCTAA
- a CDS encoding DUF5615 family PIN-like protein — protein MIVADENIDHSLIDAIRKLGIDVYSISESESGIRDEEVIELARNPPRIILTEDKDFSEWVFAHHVRGISVLFLRYHFKETDAIKTILMKLMSERIADLTGCFTTVTTQKIRIRRIDV, from the coding sequence ATGATTGTTGCTGACGAAAATATTGATCATAGCCTGATTGACGCTATTCGGAAGCTGGGTATAGACGTTTATTCAATTAGTGAGTCCGAGAGTGGCATACGCGATGAGGAAGTAATTGAATTAGCACGTAACCCACCTCGTATTATTTTAACTGAGGATAAAGATTTTAGCGAGTGGGTATTTGCTCATCATGTTCGGGGCATTAGTGTTTTGTTTTTACGCTATCATTTCAAAGAAACGGATGCTATAAAAACGATTCTAATGAAACTAATGTCCGAACGCATCGCCGATCTGACAGGTTGTTTTACAACGGTTACTACTCAGAAAATCAGAATTCGACGAATAGATGTATAG
- the gldB gene encoding gliding motility lipoprotein GldB — protein MRLWMALFGLFFSFLFASCTENEDITLVRLDQKLFANKSSDSVRVFLNQNPSIAQLYFNANGAGNDTALVRELTNRVNNPALNELYKQVQTEFGDMTDLNNQLAEAFTNIKKDFPDFRSPKVATMVTGFQGPDLVVSDSLIIIGLDYFVGPKAKYRPQGPEFPQYILRRYQKEYIAPAIVFAISDKYNATNRADQTLLADMVYYGKGFVFTKTMLPEVADSLIIGYSDKQLTETFNAQDIVWAHFIDNQLLYQTNPGVKQRYLNERPFTAEIGQAAPGAIGRWLGWRIVGRYHDEHSSQSIAELMRLADARQIFEQSGYKGQKDD, from the coding sequence ATGCGACTATGGATGGCCCTGTTTGGGCTTTTTTTCTCTTTTCTGTTTGCTTCGTGTACCGAAAACGAAGACATTACGCTGGTTCGGCTCGATCAAAAACTTTTTGCGAATAAATCTTCGGATAGCGTTCGGGTATTTCTAAACCAGAATCCATCCATCGCTCAATTGTACTTTAACGCGAACGGAGCCGGAAATGATACGGCACTCGTTCGGGAATTGACCAACCGGGTCAATAATCCGGCGTTGAACGAACTATACAAGCAGGTTCAGACGGAATTCGGCGATATGACCGACCTGAACAACCAACTCGCCGAAGCTTTCACAAATATTAAAAAAGACTTTCCAGACTTTCGATCGCCTAAAGTCGCTACGATGGTAACAGGCTTTCAGGGACCGGATCTGGTTGTTAGCGATAGCTTGATCATTATTGGTCTCGATTATTTTGTTGGTCCAAAGGCGAAGTATCGTCCACAGGGTCCGGAATTTCCACAATATATTCTGCGCCGTTACCAGAAAGAGTATATCGCTCCGGCCATCGTTTTTGCCATCTCGGATAAATACAACGCCACAAACCGGGCCGACCAGACGTTGCTAGCCGATATGGTTTATTATGGCAAAGGGTTTGTATTTACCAAAACCATGTTACCTGAGGTGGCCGACAGTCTGATTATCGGCTACTCAGACAAGCAACTGACCGAAACGTTTAATGCGCAGGACATCGTCTGGGCGCATTTTATTGATAATCAACTGCTATATCAAACGAATCCCGGCGTAAAACAACGATATTTGAACGAACGGCCCTTCACGGCCGAAATTGGGCAGGCCGCACCCGGCGCAATCGGGCGGTGGCTTGGCTGGCGAATTGTTGGCCGATACCACGACGAACATAGCAGTCAGAGTATTGCCGAGCTGATGCGCCTGGCTGATGCCCGGCAGATTTTTGAACAATCCGGCTATAAAGGCCAAAAAGACGATTAA
- the hisH gene encoding imidazole glycerol phosphate synthase subunit HisH, translated as MKTVIIKYNAGNVQSVMYALDRLGASYLLTDDEAEIRSADKVIFPGVGEASTAMAYLRERGLDKLIPSLKQPVLGTCVGMQLMCRRSEENNTTCMGIFDIDVRRFETVPGLKVPHTGWNNIHNLRGPLTEGLAENAYVYFVHSYAADVCPETTAVCDYVRPFSAMLHRDNFYAAQFHAEISGDAGQRILENFLKLS; from the coding sequence ATGAAAACAGTAATTATCAAATACAACGCTGGTAATGTTCAGTCGGTCATGTACGCGCTGGACCGGCTGGGCGCTAGCTATTTGCTTACAGACGACGAAGCAGAGATACGTTCGGCCGATAAAGTAATATTCCCGGGTGTGGGCGAGGCCAGCACTGCCATGGCTTACCTGCGCGAGCGTGGGCTCGATAAACTGATTCCGTCGCTGAAGCAGCCCGTTTTAGGCACCTGCGTCGGGATGCAACTGATGTGCCGTCGTTCTGAAGAAAATAACACGACCTGTATGGGCATTTTTGATATTGACGTTCGGCGCTTTGAAACCGTACCGGGTCTTAAGGTGCCCCATACCGGCTGGAACAATATCCATAATCTGCGCGGTCCGCTGACCGAGGGTTTAGCCGAAAACGCTTACGTATATTTTGTGCATAGCTATGCCGCTGACGTTTGTCCGGAAACAACGGCCGTCTGCGATTACGTCCGGCCATTCAGCGCCATGCTGCACCGGGACAACTTTTATGCGGCTCAGTTCCATGCCGAAATTAGTGGAGATGCCGGACAGCGGATTCTGGAGAATTTTCTAAAACTGTCGTAA
- a CDS encoding ABC transporter ATP-binding protein yields the protein MAKRRENAGEEAGKEDKRKLNREGIQKALRVFRFVRPYRVQFAFGFVFLVLSTLTTLSFPALIGQVTSVIQGKSPFTLGQVILIFAAILVLQAIFSFFRIYFFAQVSERSMADVRRSVYSKIVTLPIPFFEKRRVGELTSRISADVSQLQDVLSITLAELFRQVATLVGGTLFILYVSWKLTLFMLATFPVIIVAAIIFGRYIRKLSKEAQDQLAAASVIVEETLQSINVVKAFTNERLEIGRYGAALQRMVNTALRTARFRGVFVSFIIFAMFGGIMGIVWYGGSLVQSGEIPFADLLTFIFYTAFIGGSVAGMGDMYAQVQRTIGASERILEILDEPSEVDADQETPLFIPVQGNVRFNNVQFSYPSRPDVSVLKGISLDVAAGRKIALVGQSGAGKSTIVQLLMRYYPLSDGDITIDGRALAGFNVTELRKNIAVVPQEVMLFGGTILENIQYGKPGATEAEIREAARKANALDFIESFPEGFQTIVGERGVKLSGGQRQRIAIARAILKDPAILILDEATSALDAESERLVQEALDELMQNRTTIIIAHRLATIRKVDTIYVIREGQIAEQGTHDELATQEDGIYANLVKLQFEIIE from the coding sequence ATGGCAAAGCGACGTGAGAATGCTGGCGAGGAAGCCGGTAAAGAAGATAAACGCAAATTGAACCGGGAAGGCATCCAGAAAGCCCTGCGTGTATTTCGGTTCGTACGGCCCTATCGGGTGCAGTTCGCCTTCGGGTTTGTATTCCTGGTTTTATCAACCCTAACGACGCTGAGCTTTCCGGCCCTGATTGGTCAGGTAACAAGTGTTATCCAGGGGAAGTCGCCGTTTACGCTTGGCCAGGTGATCCTAATCTTTGCCGCTATTCTGGTCCTGCAGGCCATCTTTTCATTCTTTAGGATCTATTTCTTTGCGCAGGTTAGCGAGCGTTCCATGGCCGACGTTCGGCGGTCGGTGTATAGCAAGATTGTTACGTTGCCAATTCCTTTTTTTGAAAAACGGCGCGTCGGTGAATTGACCAGCCGTATCTCCGCCGACGTTTCGCAATTACAGGATGTGCTGTCTATTACGCTGGCTGAATTATTCCGGCAGGTGGCTACACTGGTGGGTGGCACGCTGTTTATCCTGTACGTATCCTGGAAGCTTACGCTATTCATGCTGGCGACCTTCCCCGTCATTATTGTGGCGGCCATTATATTCGGTCGGTATATTCGTAAGCTGTCCAAAGAAGCGCAGGATCAGTTGGCTGCGGCCAGTGTGATCGTGGAGGAAACGCTGCAATCGATCAATGTTGTTAAGGCGTTTACCAACGAACGTTTAGAAATCGGTCGTTACGGTGCTGCTTTGCAGCGCATGGTCAATACGGCTCTGCGGACGGCCCGGTTCCGGGGTGTGTTTGTTTCCTTCATCATTTTCGCCATGTTTGGTGGTATCATGGGCATCGTCTGGTACGGTGGTAGCCTGGTGCAGTCGGGTGAAATTCCCTTTGCCGACCTGCTGACCTTCATTTTCTATACGGCCTTTATTGGTGGTTCGGTAGCGGGTATGGGGGATATGTACGCGCAGGTTCAGCGGACCATCGGCGCATCAGAACGCATTCTTGAAATTCTGGACGAGCCATCAGAGGTAGATGCCGATCAGGAAACACCACTGTTTATTCCGGTACAGGGTAACGTTCGGTTCAATAATGTGCAGTTCTCGTACCCGTCTCGCCCGGATGTCTCTGTGCTGAAAGGTATCTCGCTCGACGTAGCCGCCGGACGTAAAATTGCCCTGGTTGGCCAGAGTGGAGCAGGTAAATCCACGATTGTCCAGCTGTTGATGCGGTATTACCCACTGAGTGATGGCGATATCACCATAGATGGCCGGGCGCTGGCCGGTTTTAACGTAACGGAACTGCGTAAAAACATTGCTGTGGTGCCGCAGGAGGTCATGCTGTTCGGCGGTACAATTCTGGAAAATATTCAGTATGGTAAGCCCGGCGCAACAGAAGCTGAGATACGTGAGGCTGCCCGCAAGGCCAATGCGCTTGATTTCATCGAATCATTCCCGGAAGGCTTTCAAACCATTGTGGGCGAGCGGGGCGTTAAACTGTCGGGTGGTCAGCGGCAACGTATTGCTATTGCCCGGGCAATTCTGAAAGATCCAGCTATTCTGATTCTGGACGAAGCGACCAGTGCGCTGGATGCCGAGTCGGAGCGGCTGGTGCAGGAAGCGCTCGATGAGCTGATGCAGAACCGTACGACGATTATCATTGCACACCGGCTGGCCACAATCCGTAAGGTAGATACGATCTACGTCATCCGCGAGGGCCAGATTGCCGAGCAGGGTACGCACGATGAACTGGCAACGCAGGAGGACGGCATCTATGCAAACCTAGTTAAATTGCAGTTCGAAATCATAGAATAA